In Apium graveolens cultivar Ventura chromosome 10, ASM990537v1, whole genome shotgun sequence, the following are encoded in one genomic region:
- the LOC141690684 gene encoding replication protein A 70 kDa DNA-binding subunit D-like, which translates to MVEGGLYIFSNFYTKEAMGTLRPKSSEYIINFSNSTTVQKIDQDDFMIPNHKFEFVDLSELFALVSGYENVKKPKLSIDIIGVLEDFENVKTIETKFGNRQITKFRITDGRYSNKVSVWGDLAATTDEMYAKIKDRPIITIVTSTKLQIWESSVQISTLPSSKIYLNLENDFVKEMRNRIEEEGYKSTPENIIPSLVETSCTPIIIQTITLKELIEKNTAADLKKTFLCRVKVSSVEEEQNWWYLGCTKCYGEAIKPEGKYKCSNCAHVMPVPEKKSNLLSCNLRFKLVVLVGDDTEALNFIFLDKCVKRIVGQTATKMIVDHPKVDTQTGYPKKLKDIAGMELTLSILINDDNVSLKSQIFEAVDVCYKISELSSPSGAKHPASSVSTFT; encoded by the exons ATGGTGGAAGGAGGTCTTTACATATTTTCCAATTTCTACACTAAGGAGGCTATGGGTACTTTAAGGCCTAAAAGTTCTGAGTATATTATAAATTTCTCAAACTCGACTACAGTTCAGAAAATTGATCAAGATGACTTCATGATACCAAATCATAAGTTCGAGTTTGTTGATCTAAGTGAATTGTTTGCTCTGGTGTCTGGATATGAAAATGTTAAAAAACCAAAATTATCCATAG ACATAATTGGTGTACTAGAGGATTTCGAAAATGTCAAAACCATTGAGACCAAGTTTGGGAATAGGCAGATCACAAAGTTCAGAATTACAGATGGAAG GTACTCTAATAAGGTTAGTGTATGGGGAGATCTTGCTGCGACCACTGACGAAATGTATGCGAAAATTAAGGATCGTCCTATTATTACAATTGTTACGAGTACAAAGTTGCAGATCTGGGAGA GCTCTGTTCAGATAAGTACTCTTCCATCTTCCAAAATTTATCTAAATCTGGAAAATGATTTTGTGAAAGAGATGAGGAACCG AATTGAGGAAGAAGGATACAAAAGTACTCCCGAAAATATCATTCCTTCTCTTGTTGAAACTTCATGCACCCCTATCATTATACAAACTATAACACTGAAGGAACTTATCGAGAAGAATACTGCAGCTGATTTGAAG AAAACCTTTCTTTGTCGAGTAAAAGTGTCAAGTGTGGAAGAGGAACAGAATTGGTGGTACCTTGGTTGCACCAAATGCTACGGAGAAGCTATAAAACCTGAAGGAAAATACAAGTGTTCGAATTGTGCACATGTTATGCCAGTTCCTGAAAAAAAAAGTAATCTCCTATCCTGCAATCTAAG ATTCAAGTTAGTAGTACTTGTCGGCGATGACACTGAAGCATTGAACTTTATTTTTCTTGACAAATGTGTCAAGAGGATTGTTGGTCAGACAGCCACTAAGATGATTGTTGATCATCCAAAG GTTGATACTCAAACTGGATATCCTAAAAAGCTAAAGGATATTGCAGGAATGGAGCTTACATTGAGTATACTGATAAACGATGATAATGTATCGTTGAAGAGTCAAATTTTTGAAGCAGTTGATGTATGTTACAAGATTTCCGAATTATCATCACCATCAGGAGCCAAACATCCTGCATCTTCTGTTTCAACCTTCACATAA